One region of Bosea sp. 29B genomic DNA includes:
- a CDS encoding glutathione S-transferase N-terminal domain-containing protein, with translation MSAVQGKPIDLHYWPTPNGWKITIMLEETGLPYNVIPVNIGKGEQFKPEFLAISPNNRMPAIVDPEGPDGKPISVFESGAILQYLGRKTGQFYPKDERGRVAVDEWLFWQMGGFGPMLGQTHHFRIYAPEKVPYAIDRYTNEANRLYGVLNRRLEGRDYICDDYSIADMACVGWARGWERQGQDIKQFPNVGRWLDTVLARPAVKRGIAVAEELRNPAGISTPEEKAVLFGQKAR, from the coding sequence ATGTCAGCAGTGCAGGGCAAGCCGATCGATCTCCATTACTGGCCGACGCCGAACGGCTGGAAGATCACCATCATGCTCGAGGAGACCGGGCTGCCCTACAATGTCATCCCGGTGAACATCGGCAAGGGCGAGCAGTTCAAGCCGGAGTTCCTGGCGATCTCGCCAAACAACCGCATGCCGGCGATCGTCGATCCCGAAGGGCCGGACGGCAAGCCGATCTCGGTCTTTGAATCCGGCGCGATCCTGCAATATCTCGGCCGCAAGACCGGGCAGTTCTATCCGAAGGACGAGCGCGGCCGCGTCGCCGTCGACGAATGGCTGTTCTGGCAGATGGGCGGCTTCGGCCCGATGCTCGGGCAGACCCACCATTTCCGTATCTACGCACCGGAGAAGGTGCCCTACGCGATCGACCGCTACACCAACGAGGCCAATCGCCTCTACGGCGTGCTGAACAGGCGCCTCGAAGGCCGCGACTACATCTGCGACGACTATTCGATTGCCGACATGGCCTGCGTCGGCTGGGCCCGCGGCTGGGAGCGCCAGGGCCAGGACATCAAGCAGTTCCCCAATGTCGGGCGCTGGCTCGACACGGTGCTGGCTCGTCCTGCCGTGAAGCGCGGCATTGCCGTCGCCGAGGAACTGCGCAACCCGGCCGGCATCTCGACGCCCGAGGAAAAGGCAGTTCTGTTCGGCCAGAAGGCGCGCTGA
- a CDS encoding DUF2147 domain-containing protein, with protein MAIRPIITAAGLLLALAVPAAAQDVTGTWLRDTGASKVRFTKCGEAMCGTISWLKEANGPAKVGQRIFYDMKPASAGKWNGSAFNPEDGKTYSGTMSLSGDTLTTAGCVFGGMICRSVKWSRSN; from the coding sequence ATGGCCATTCGCCCCATCATCACCGCTGCCGGCCTGCTGCTCGCGCTCGCCGTTCCCGCTGCGGCGCAGGACGTCACCGGCACCTGGCTGCGCGACACCGGCGCCTCCAAGGTGCGCTTCACCAAATGCGGCGAGGCGATGTGCGGCACGATCTCCTGGCTCAAGGAAGCCAATGGCCCGGCCAAGGTCGGCCAGCGCATCTTCTACGACATGAAGCCGGCCAGTGCCGGCAAGTGGAACGGCAGCGCCTTCAACCCGGAGGACGGCAAAACCTATTCCGGCACGATGTCGCTCTCGGGCGACACGCTGACCACCGCCGGCTGCGTCTTCGGCGGGATGATCTGCCGCTCGGTGAAGTGGTCGCGCAGCAACTGA
- a CDS encoding GNAT family N-acetyltransferase, which translates to MTIGNATQPDRSRHRAASDGLLIRAARSDDLEALTTLVNLPGFRAGTLRLPYQRSEVTRRWLEDPNTDGLNIVAFRDGELVGQAGFERYRGRRAHVAYIGIGVHDEHHGTGIGTALLGELVDAADNWFGLKRLELTVYSDNAVAIALYRKFGFEPEGLLRAYAFRAGAYADALTMARLRS; encoded by the coding sequence ATGACAATTGGAAACGCCACGCAGCCCGATCGATCGAGGCATCGCGCTGCTTCGGACGGGCTCTTGATCCGAGCCGCGCGCAGCGATGATCTGGAAGCGCTGACGACGCTGGTCAACCTGCCTGGCTTTCGCGCCGGAACCCTGCGCCTGCCCTATCAACGGTCCGAAGTGACGCGACGCTGGCTGGAGGACCCGAACACCGATGGGCTCAATATCGTCGCGTTCCGTGACGGCGAGCTGGTCGGCCAAGCCGGCTTCGAGCGCTATCGCGGCCGAAGGGCACATGTCGCCTATATCGGCATCGGCGTGCATGACGAACATCACGGCACTGGCATCGGCACGGCGCTGCTCGGCGAACTCGTCGATGCTGCCGACAACTGGTTCGGCCTGAAGCGGCTGGAGCTAACGGTCTACTCGGACAATGCGGTGGCGATCGCGCTCTACCGCAAGTTCGGCTTCGAACCGGAAGGGCTTCTGCGCGCCTACGCTTTCCGCGCCGGCGCCTATGCCGATGCGCTCACGATGGCGCGGCTGCGAAGCTGA
- the ndk gene encoding nucleoside-diphosphate kinase, whose product MAVQRTFSILKPDATKRNLTGAVNAVIEKAGLRIVAQKRIQMTTAQAQTFYAVHKERPFFGELVEFMTSGPVVVQVLEGEDAIAKYREVMGATNPANAAEGTVRKLFAQSVGENTVHGSDAPETAAIEIAQFFAGNEIVG is encoded by the coding sequence ATGGCTGTCCAGCGTACCTTCTCCATTCTCAAGCCCGACGCGACGAAGCGCAATCTCACCGGTGCGGTCAACGCGGTCATCGAGAAGGCCGGCCTGCGCATCGTCGCGCAGAAGCGCATCCAGATGACCACCGCGCAGGCGCAGACCTTCTACGCCGTCCACAAGGAACGCCCCTTCTTCGGCGAGCTCGTCGAGTTCATGACCTCGGGCCCGGTCGTCGTGCAGGTTCTCGAAGGCGAGGACGCGATCGCCAAGTACCGTGAAGTGATGGGCGCGACCAACCCGGCCAATGCCGCCGAGGGCACCGTCCGCAAGCTCTTCGCCCAGTCGGTCGGCGAGAACACCGTGCACGGCTCGGATGCGCCGGAGACCGCCGCGATCGAGATCGCGCAGTTCTTCGCTGGCAACGAGATCGTCGGCTGA
- a CDS encoding MipA/OmpV family protein has product MRCVAFLAGLAAACLSLALAAPAKAQSSQYAQYTSPEQVQNWHLTLGAGLRYQPDYSGSNDYVFRPRPIISLGRGTKSTWWTSEDDAISIGFFSGQAWRVGFSGNLLWQRKADTNVALRIMGVPDTKFGAEAGAFVEFYPTSWLRTRIDLRRGIVAHDAMVAEAKVDVFQRIGAWSLGVGPRMTIVGADYVRTYFGGTTAGTGGLLQRYNAGVHSVGAIAQATYHWSDKLQTTAYVEYKRLMGDAAKTPIVKAFGDRDSVTFGISASYAFDLGF; this is encoded by the coding sequence ATGCGTTGCGTTGCGTTCCTTGCCGGCCTCGCGGCCGCCTGCCTGTCCCTGGCGCTGGCCGCGCCGGCGAAGGCACAGTCCTCCCAGTATGCGCAGTACACCTCGCCCGAGCAGGTGCAGAACTGGCATCTGACGCTGGGCGCCGGCCTGCGCTACCAGCCGGACTATTCCGGCTCGAACGACTACGTCTTCCGGCCGCGGCCGATCATCTCGCTGGGGCGCGGCACCAAGAGCACCTGGTGGACCTCCGAAGACGACGCGATCAGCATCGGCTTCTTCTCGGGCCAGGCCTGGCGCGTCGGCTTCTCCGGCAACCTGCTCTGGCAGCGCAAGGCCGACACCAATGTCGCCCTGCGCATCATGGGCGTGCCCGACACCAAGTTCGGTGCCGAGGCCGGCGCCTTCGTCGAATTCTACCCGACCTCCTGGCTGCGCACCCGCATCGACCTGCGCCGCGGCATCGTCGCCCATGACGCGATGGTCGCCGAGGCCAAGGTCGACGTGTTCCAGCGCATCGGCGCCTGGTCGCTCGGCGTCGGCCCGCGCATGACCATCGTCGGCGCCGACTATGTCCGCACCTATTTCGGCGGCACGACCGCGGGCACCGGCGGGCTGCTACAGCGCTACAACGCCGGCGTGCACTCGGTCGGTGCGATCGCGCAGGCGACCTATCACTGGTCCGACAAGCTGCAGACCACCGCCTATGTCGAGTACAAGCGCCTGATGGGCGACGCCGCCAAGACGCCGATCGTCAAGGCCTTCGGCGACCGCGATTCCGTCACGTTCGGCATCTCGGCGAGCTACGCCTTCGATCTCGGATTCTGA